A single window of Archangium gephyra DNA harbors:
- a CDS encoding carbohydrate binding domain-containing protein: MNRLKPLLLPAVAALLLAGPAQAQIAASHVYHNHMPNFWPYYDLGKYASTPVGGAIRYTYDGQVINLKQSPPSNYTYFLPSGAPMPHDDLVTYYSHNAKTGAYLYWPASVAADMNTNAPTGQVHVTMSGAVVNNVQDLNTLQNVPGYNNTNWGASWRDRYNTLRTPAGNRTLDLIHFTGHHTMGPLVGPDYFLKDLVNQSATLAQPYFLGGNFQSSKGFFPTELGFSERLIPTLAKLGIQWSVIGDNHFSRTLKDYPFLNDPGSDTLVSPPNRADLQNTSNVGSWVSLQMAHEQQTIRNKYPFASTPHWVRYVDPATGAESRVVGIPVNQNGSWLEGWEGEATVDVVNLRSFEGLVPQKQFFVIAHDGDNSGGRAGSETTWYNGRSVTCSGGVQCLGISEYLVNNTPPATDVVHVQDGSWVDTRDSSSDPQWHHWKLPFGIWKGQFPAFNSATGLNLAPKTNLSGVQEGMTVSFEHGWHYLERNFALLQASLNYAKTAEQIWLDAHPNHWKPTTTLDSQVTHAGNQLNPWMMSFPVKGDAANDWAGGANPAELAWYFLLPAMDSGFGYYDENQDDIVKPTLAFNNSLYFSKPYVQDRLTLDRTGPSVWWPQRWPYNPGSANTDKSEGWTLHHFNNTFALYTYAYDASGITSIKARVRVHTNKSIDPLDNTHKVYDPAALKAAGVPNIDTTRVGAWVDYPLTRRDLKPVINGVSWQPAYLPVMAKVPAQEIGDLYYVYLGNYRDQLLDYYIEATDSRGNVTRSELQSVYVGAGKYNLVGGKYIEDVNGTVQGTHPFLVIDTTAPSTPTGLAVSTKTDRSVKLTWSAASDNVAVTAYDVFRNGTQVGSSATTSYTDSGLTASTAYSYTVKAKDAAGNTSAASTALSVTTLAPDTTAPSAPTGLTASGTTSSSAALLWTASTDNYGVAGYDVFRNGTQVASVTGTSYTDTGLSPSTAYSYTVRAKDAAGNLSAQSTALSVTTSAGNTTTVYYKKGFATPYIHFRPVGGTWTVTPGYAMPDSEVSGYAKYTVNLGAATQLEAVFNNGGGTWDNNNGGNYFFPTGVSTFSAGTITAGAPVVDTTPPSVPGGLGSPSKTAASVSLSWTASTDNVGVTGYLVFRNGTQVGTPTGTTYTDSGLAASTAYSYTVKARDAAGNTSAASTALSVTTSAGNSVTVYYKKGFATPYLHYRPAGGTWTTSPGVAMPAAEVAGYAKYTVNLGSATQLEAVFNNGSGTWDNNGGLNYFFPAGVQTFNAGTITAGAPSADTTAPSVPSGLAVQSKTSTSVSLTWTASTDASGIAGYDVYRGGSLVGSPASASYSDSGLSAGATYSYTVRARDTAGNVSALSTALSVTTSTTGATVTFNETASTVVGQNIYVVGSIAALGSWSSAAAIQLSPTNYPAWNVTLSLPGSTSFEYKYIKKDGSGNVIWESGANRTSTTPATGTVTLNDTWK, translated from the coding sequence GTGAACCGATTGAAACCGTTGCTGCTGCCCGCCGTGGCGGCGCTGCTGTTGGCCGGGCCAGCGCAGGCGCAGATCGCCGCGTCGCACGTCTACCACAACCACATGCCCAACTTCTGGCCCTACTACGACCTCGGCAAGTACGCGTCGACGCCGGTGGGCGGGGCCATCCGCTACACGTACGACGGCCAGGTCATCAACCTGAAGCAGAGCCCGCCGTCGAACTACACGTACTTCCTGCCGTCGGGCGCGCCGATGCCGCACGACGATCTGGTCACCTACTACTCGCACAACGCGAAGACGGGCGCCTACCTGTACTGGCCCGCGAGCGTCGCGGCGGACATGAACACCAACGCCCCCACCGGACAGGTCCACGTGACCATGTCCGGAGCGGTGGTGAACAACGTCCAGGACCTGAACACGCTGCAGAACGTCCCCGGCTACAACAACACCAACTGGGGCGCGTCCTGGCGGGACCGGTACAACACCCTGCGCACGCCCGCGGGCAACCGGACGCTGGATCTCATCCACTTCACTGGCCACCACACCATGGGGCCGCTGGTGGGGCCGGACTACTTCCTCAAGGACCTCGTCAACCAGAGCGCCACGCTCGCGCAGCCCTACTTCCTGGGCGGCAACTTCCAGTCCTCCAAGGGCTTCTTCCCCACGGAGCTGGGCTTCTCCGAGCGCCTCATCCCCACGCTGGCGAAGCTGGGCATCCAGTGGTCTGTCATCGGTGACAACCACTTCTCGCGCACGCTCAAGGACTACCCCTTCCTGAACGATCCGGGCTCGGACACGTTGGTGTCGCCGCCCAACCGCGCGGACCTGCAGAACACCAGCAACGTGGGCAGCTGGGTGAGCCTGCAGATGGCGCACGAGCAGCAGACCATCCGCAACAAGTACCCGTTCGCCTCCACGCCGCACTGGGTGCGCTACGTGGATCCGGCCACCGGCGCCGAGTCGCGCGTGGTGGGCATCCCCGTCAACCAGAACGGCTCCTGGCTCGAGGGCTGGGAGGGCGAGGCCACCGTCGACGTCGTCAACCTCCGCAGCTTCGAGGGGCTCGTACCGCAGAAGCAGTTCTTCGTCATCGCGCATGACGGAGACAACTCGGGCGGGCGCGCGGGCTCGGAGACCACCTGGTACAACGGCCGCAGCGTCACCTGCTCCGGTGGCGTGCAGTGCCTGGGCATCAGCGAGTACCTCGTCAACAACACGCCGCCCGCCACCGACGTGGTGCACGTGCAGGACGGCTCGTGGGTGGACACGCGTGACTCCTCGTCCGATCCCCAGTGGCACCACTGGAAGCTGCCCTTTGGCATCTGGAAGGGCCAGTTCCCCGCGTTCAACTCGGCCACGGGCCTCAACCTGGCGCCCAAGACGAACCTCAGCGGTGTGCAGGAGGGCATGACGGTCTCCTTCGAGCACGGCTGGCACTACCTGGAGCGCAACTTCGCCCTGCTCCAGGCCTCGCTCAACTACGCGAAGACGGCCGAGCAGATCTGGCTCGACGCCCACCCCAACCACTGGAAGCCCACCACCACGCTGGACAGCCAGGTGACGCACGCGGGCAATCAGCTCAACCCGTGGATGATGTCCTTCCCGGTGAAGGGTGACGCGGCCAACGACTGGGCGGGCGGCGCCAACCCCGCCGAGCTGGCCTGGTACTTCCTGCTGCCGGCCATGGACTCGGGCTTCGGCTACTACGACGAGAACCAGGACGACATCGTCAAGCCCACGCTCGCCTTCAACAACTCGCTCTATTTCTCCAAGCCCTACGTGCAGGACCGCCTCACGCTGGATCGCACGGGCCCGTCCGTCTGGTGGCCGCAGCGCTGGCCCTACAACCCGGGCAGCGCCAACACGGACAAGTCCGAGGGCTGGACGCTCCACCACTTCAACAACACCTTCGCCCTCTACACCTACGCGTACGACGCGAGCGGCATCACCAGCATCAAGGCCCGCGTCCGCGTGCACACCAACAAGAGCATCGACCCGCTGGACAACACCCACAAGGTGTATGACCCGGCCGCGCTCAAGGCCGCGGGCGTGCCCAACATCGACACCACGCGCGTGGGGGCCTGGGTGGACTACCCGTTGACCCGGAGGGATTTGAAGCCCGTCATCAACGGCGTGTCATGGCAGCCCGCCTACCTGCCCGTCATGGCGAAGGTGCCCGCGCAGGAGATCGGCGACCTCTACTACGTCTACCTCGGCAACTACCGGGACCAGCTGCTCGACTACTACATCGAGGCCACGGACAGCCGGGGCAACGTGACCCGGAGCGAGCTCCAGTCCGTCTACGTGGGCGCGGGCAAATACAACCTGGTGGGCGGCAAGTACATCGAGGACGTCAACGGCACGGTGCAGGGCACGCACCCTTTCCTGGTGATCGACACCACGGCGCCCTCCACGCCCACGGGCCTGGCGGTCTCCACGAAGACGGATCGCTCGGTGAAGCTCACCTGGAGCGCGGCCTCGGACAACGTGGCGGTGACGGCCTACGACGTCTTCCGCAACGGCACGCAGGTGGGCTCGAGCGCCACTACGAGCTACACCGACAGCGGGCTCACCGCGAGCACCGCGTACAGCTACACCGTGAAGGCGAAGGACGCGGCGGGCAACACCTCGGCGGCCAGCACGGCGCTCTCCGTCACCACGCTGGCGCCGGACACCACCGCGCCCTCGGCGCCCACGGGGCTGACGGCCTCGGGCACGACGAGCTCCTCGGCGGCCCTGCTCTGGACGGCCTCCACCGACAACTACGGCGTGGCCGGGTATGACGTCTTCCGCAATGGCACGCAGGTGGCCAGCGTCACGGGCACCAGCTACACGGACACGGGCCTGTCGCCGAGCACCGCGTACAGCTACACCGTGAGGGCGAAGGACGCGGCGGGCAACCTCTCCGCGCAGAGCACGGCGCTCTCCGTCACCACCAGCGCGGGCAACACCACCACCGTCTATTACAAGAAGGGCTTCGCCACCCCGTACATCCACTTCCGTCCCGTGGGCGGCACGTGGACGGTGACGCCGGGCTACGCCATGCCCGACTCCGAGGTGAGTGGCTACGCGAAGTACACCGTCAACCTGGGCGCGGCCACGCAGCTCGAGGCCGTCTTCAACAACGGCGGCGGCACCTGGGACAACAACAACGGCGGCAACTACTTCTTCCCCACGGGTGTCTCCACCTTCAGCGCTGGCACCATCACCGCGGGCGCCCCGGTGGTGGACACCACGCCTCCCAGCGTTCCCGGAGGCCTCGGCTCGCCCTCGAAGACGGCCGCGTCCGTGTCCCTGTCGTGGACGGCGTCGACGGACAACGTCGGCGTGACGGGCTACCTCGTCTTCCGCAATGGCACGCAGGTGGGCACGCCCACGGGCACCACGTACACGGACAGCGGGCTCGCGGCGAGCACCGCCTACAGCTACACCGTGAAGGCGCGGGACGCGGCGGGCAACACCTCGGCGGCCAGCACGGCGCTCTCCGTCACCACCAGCGCGGGCAACTCCGTCACCGTCTATTACAAGAAGGGTTTCGCCACGCCCTACCTCCACTACCGCCCCGCGGGTGGCACGTGGACGACGTCGCCGGGTGTCGCCATGCCCGCCGCGGAGGTCGCCGGCTACGCGAAGTACACCGTCAACCTGGGCTCGGCCACGCAGCTCGAGGCCGTCTTCAACAACGGCAGCGGCACCTGGGACAACAACGGCGGGCTCAACTACTTCTTCCCCGCGGGCGTGCAGACGTTCAACGCCGGCACCATCACCGCGGGCGCGCCCTCCGCCGACACCACCGCGCCGAGCGTCCCCTCGGGCCTCGCGGTGCAGTCCAAGACGTCCACCTCCGTCTCGCTCACGTGGACGGCCTCCACGGACGCCAGCGGCATCGCCGGGTATGACGTGTACCGCGGCGGCTCGCTGGTGGGCTCGCCCGCCTCGGCCAGCTACAGCGACAGCGGCCTGAGCGCTGGCGCCACGTACAGCTACACCGTGCGCGCACGGGACACCGCGGGCAACGTCTCCGCCCTGAGCACGGCCCTGAGCGTCACCACCAGCACCACCGGTGCCACCGTCACCTTCAACGAGACGGCCAGCACCGTGGTGGGTCAGAACATCTACGTCGTGGGCAGCATCGCCGCGCTCGGAAGCTGGAGCAGCGCCGCCGCCATCCAGCTCTCGCCGACCAACTACCCGGCGTGGAACGTGACGCTGAGCCTGCCCGGCTCCACGTCCTTCGAGTACAAGTACATCAAGAAGGACGGCAGCGGGAACGTCATCTGGGAGAGCGGCGCCAACCGCACCTCCACGACGCCCGCCACCGGCACCGTGACGCTCAACGACACCTGGAAGTAA
- the chrA gene encoding chromate efflux transporter has product MATGDSSVDGVAERSADGGAVAVPRESLGRLFLRFLHFGLLAWGGPVAQIAMIRHDLVEKERWVTREHFNRVLAVYQVLPGPEAHELCVYFGMRSRGRVGGLLAGLGFMLPGFVLMLGLTWLYLRYGLESAWVGPVFGAVQAAVAALIVRAVARIGQHALTDRWLWGVAGLAALAQGAGVHFAFSLVAAGLMVLLARRGLRLPALALAGACGAAVAVLLVLHGFAPMGAGGADVGQGVVRGQPSQLALLWSGLRSGMLTFGGAYTVIPFLQRDAVVTGAWMTNAQFLDGLALSGLIPAPLIIFSTFVGYLGGGALGALVMTVGIFSPAFAFTLLGHDFFERVLHHPRFRSFLDGVTAAVVGLIAATTLGLLRASLTHIATVAVFAVALGVLFRWHSKFLVPLVIVGAAGVGLLLRYY; this is encoded by the coding sequence ATGGCGACAGGGGACAGTAGCGTGGACGGAGTGGCGGAGCGTTCGGCGGACGGTGGTGCGGTGGCCGTTCCTCGGGAATCGCTGGGGCGGCTCTTCCTGCGGTTCCTGCACTTCGGGCTGCTGGCCTGGGGGGGCCCGGTGGCGCAGATCGCGATGATCCGCCACGACCTGGTGGAGAAGGAGAGGTGGGTCACCCGCGAGCACTTCAACCGGGTGCTGGCGGTGTACCAGGTGCTGCCGGGCCCCGAGGCGCACGAGCTGTGCGTCTACTTCGGGATGCGCTCGCGTGGCCGTGTGGGCGGGCTGCTCGCGGGGCTGGGTTTCATGCTGCCGGGCTTCGTGCTGATGCTTGGCCTCACGTGGCTCTACCTCCGTTATGGGCTGGAATCGGCGTGGGTGGGGCCCGTGTTCGGTGCTGTCCAGGCCGCCGTGGCGGCGCTCATCGTCCGAGCGGTGGCACGCATCGGGCAGCATGCCCTCACGGATCGCTGGCTGTGGGGCGTGGCCGGGCTCGCCGCGCTCGCGCAGGGGGCGGGGGTGCACTTCGCCTTCTCGCTCGTGGCCGCGGGCCTCATGGTCCTGCTGGCGAGGAGAGGGCTGCGGCTGCCGGCCCTGGCACTCGCTGGGGCCTGCGGGGCGGCGGTGGCCGTGCTCCTCGTGCTCCACGGTTTCGCGCCCATGGGGGCGGGCGGAGCGGACGTGGGGCAGGGCGTTGTCCGGGGACAGCCCTCGCAACTGGCGCTGCTGTGGTCGGGCCTGCGCAGCGGGATGCTCACCTTCGGAGGGGCGTACACCGTCATCCCCTTCCTCCAGCGGGACGCGGTGGTGACGGGGGCCTGGATGACCAACGCGCAGTTCCTCGACGGGCTCGCCCTCTCGGGTCTCATCCCCGCGCCGCTCATCATCTTCTCCACCTTCGTGGGCTACCTCGGCGGCGGAGCTCTCGGGGCGCTGGTGATGACGGTGGGCATCTTCTCTCCGGCCTTCGCCTTCACGCTCCTCGGTCATGACTTCTTCGAGCGGGTGCTGCACCACCCCCGTTTCCGCTCCTTCCTCGACGGAGTCACAGCGGCGGTGGTGGGGCTCATCGCCGCGACCACGCTGGGGCTGCTGCGCGCCAGCCTCACCCATATCGCCACGGTGGCTGTTTTCGCCGTGGCCCTCGGGGTGCTCTTCCGGTGGCACTCGAAGTTCCTCGTGCCTCTGGTCATCGTCGGGGCGGCGGGAGTGGGTCTCTTGCTCCGTTACTATTGA
- a CDS encoding tetratricopeptide repeat protein, protein MKKGFWVCALLSVAACSEKQGSGAGPSAQDKEAAALAKQDAQCPGGTVKGCLDGAMEAERRGESPRAVELYTRVCDAGVARACNVLGTFVWQGRGVSADPARAYSLYKRACEGGDAAGCFSAGICHRTGTCAEKNDAEANKFIQRACDGGDKRACANLGGR, encoded by the coding sequence ATGAAAAAGGGTTTTTGGGTGTGCGCGCTGTTGTCGGTGGCGGCGTGCTCCGAGAAGCAGGGGAGTGGGGCGGGGCCGAGCGCACAGGACAAGGAAGCGGCGGCCCTGGCGAAGCAGGACGCGCAGTGCCCGGGCGGGACGGTGAAGGGGTGCCTCGACGGGGCCATGGAGGCCGAACGACGCGGTGAGTCACCGCGCGCGGTGGAGCTGTACACGCGCGTCTGTGACGCGGGCGTTGCACGGGCGTGCAACGTGCTGGGCACCTTCGTCTGGCAGGGGCGGGGCGTGAGCGCGGACCCGGCGCGGGCCTATTCGCTCTACAAGCGCGCCTGTGAGGGAGGGGATGCCGCGGGGTGCTTCAGCGCGGGCATCTGCCACCGGACGGGCACGTGCGCCGAGAAGAACGACGCGGAGGCCAACAAGTTCATCCAGCGCGCGTGTGATGGCGGGGACAAACGCGCCTGCGCCAACCTGGGCGGCCGCTGA
- a CDS encoding BlaI/MecI/CopY family transcriptional regulator, whose translation MKKRTWEPLGHLEAAVMEVVWARAPVTAREVCDRMTGAEERAYTTIMTTMDRLHRKGLLVREKDGLAWRYAPALGKVEFEKALADGLAAEILQAHGEVALSAFVDAAAEVDEGLLDQLARLIAQRRKGRA comes from the coding sequence GTGAAGAAGCGCACCTGGGAGCCGTTGGGCCACTTGGAAGCGGCCGTGATGGAGGTCGTCTGGGCCCGTGCCCCGGTGACGGCTCGCGAGGTGTGCGACCGGATGACGGGGGCCGAGGAGCGGGCTTACACCACCATCATGACGACGATGGACCGGCTCCACCGCAAGGGGCTGCTCGTCCGCGAGAAGGACGGCCTGGCCTGGCGGTACGCGCCCGCGCTCGGCAAGGTCGAGTTCGAGAAGGCGCTCGCGGATGGGCTGGCGGCGGAGATCCTCCAGGCTCACGGCGAGGTCGCGCTCTCGGCCTTCGTCGATGCGGCGGCCGAAGTCGATGAGGGGCTGCTCGATCAGCTGGCGCGACTCATCGCACAGCGGCGCAAGGGGCGCGCGTGA
- a CDS encoding efflux RND transporter periplasmic adaptor subunit, with translation MSRSLLLVLCLAYLSACKRAPGEHEHGHEQGAGQGHGHEHGASAASEPERPGMSVTVYQDGLELFMEYPALVVGQPSPLVAHFTDARDPHGFRVVTKGRVTATLRYADGAEERFVADKLLRDGIFKPAVQPTRAGEGTLTLRLEGEQVSGTVEAGKVVVYPTVAAAVAAAPPEESGEATVSFLKEQQWKTQYATVPAEPRVLQGGVRASGELKPVAGQSAELSAPVAGRIPVGDRVVHLGQRVRKGEVLVRLMPTSAAAGTDVATVEMEAARARAELGLAEREVKRAEEMFAGKAIPEKQLDAARVAREVAAARVDATERQLSLYRSTQSGSAGPGGAAFELRSPVDGVVSYAEVTPGAIVEMGTRLVSVVNPERLWLEARVYEADVAKVEHSPGAAFTVAGFDREFSVDEKTGRRVAVGSVVDRLTRTLPVIFELPNPEGVLKPGMFAKVMLYTGETVRGVAIPESAIVDDNGKPTVFVMDGGESFFKRAIQPGVRSGGYVQVLEGVKEGERVVSLGAYEIKLSTVAGAAVGHGHTH, from the coding sequence ATGAGCCGTTCTCTTCTTCTCGTCCTCTGCCTGGCGTACCTGAGCGCCTGCAAACGCGCCCCAGGTGAGCATGAGCACGGTCATGAGCAGGGTGCCGGACAAGGCCATGGGCACGAGCACGGAGCCTCCGCCGCCAGCGAGCCGGAGCGGCCGGGCATGTCCGTCACCGTCTACCAGGACGGGCTCGAGCTGTTCATGGAGTACCCGGCGCTGGTGGTGGGGCAGCCCTCGCCGCTGGTGGCGCACTTCACCGATGCCCGGGACCCCCATGGCTTCCGCGTGGTGACGAAGGGCCGGGTGACGGCCACGCTGCGCTACGCGGACGGCGCCGAGGAGCGCTTCGTGGCCGACAAGCTCCTGCGCGACGGAATCTTCAAGCCGGCGGTGCAGCCCACCCGGGCCGGTGAGGGCACGCTCACGTTGCGCCTGGAGGGAGAGCAGGTGTCGGGCACGGTGGAGGCGGGCAAGGTCGTGGTGTACCCCACCGTCGCCGCGGCCGTGGCCGCCGCGCCTCCCGAGGAGTCAGGCGAGGCCACCGTGTCCTTCCTCAAGGAGCAGCAGTGGAAGACGCAATACGCGACGGTGCCGGCCGAGCCGCGGGTCCTCCAGGGGGGCGTGCGCGCCAGCGGTGAGCTCAAGCCCGTGGCGGGCCAGTCCGCGGAGCTGTCGGCGCCCGTGGCGGGACGCATCCCGGTGGGAGACCGCGTGGTGCACCTGGGGCAGCGCGTGCGCAAGGGCGAGGTGCTGGTGCGGCTCATGCCCACGAGCGCCGCCGCCGGGACGGATGTGGCCACGGTGGAGATGGAGGCGGCACGGGCCCGGGCGGAGCTGGGGTTGGCGGAGCGCGAGGTGAAGCGCGCGGAGGAGATGTTCGCGGGCAAGGCCATCCCCGAGAAGCAGCTCGACGCGGCGCGGGTGGCGCGGGAGGTGGCGGCGGCGCGGGTGGACGCCACCGAGCGCCAGCTCTCGCTCTACCGCAGCACGCAGAGCGGGAGCGCGGGCCCCGGTGGCGCGGCCTTCGAGCTGCGCTCTCCGGTGGACGGGGTGGTGTCCTACGCGGAGGTGACACCCGGGGCCATCGTGGAGATGGGCACACGGCTCGTCTCGGTGGTGAACCCCGAGCGGCTGTGGCTGGAGGCGCGGGTGTACGAAGCGGACGTGGCGAAGGTGGAGCACTCGCCCGGTGCGGCCTTCACGGTGGCGGGCTTCGACCGCGAGTTCTCCGTGGACGAGAAGACGGGCCGCCGCGTCGCGGTGGGCTCGGTGGTGGACCGGTTGACGCGCACGCTGCCCGTCATCTTCGAGCTGCCCAATCCCGAGGGTGTCCTCAAGCCGGGCATGTTCGCCAAGGTGATGCTCTACACGGGGGAGACGGTGCGCGGGGTGGCCATCCCCGAGTCCGCCATCGTCGACGACAACGGCAAGCCCACGGTCTTCGTCATGGACGGGGGCGAGTCCTTCTTCAAGCGGGCCATCCAGCCCGGGGTGCGCTCGGGCGGCTACGTCCAGGTGCTCGAGGGCGTGAAGGAGGGGGAGCGGGTCGTCTCGCTGGGGGCCTACGAAATCAAGCTGTCCACCGTGGCGGGTGCCGCCGTCGGGCACGGACACACGCACTGA
- a CDS encoding SRPBCC family protein: protein MLKKISLALVVALIGVGAVVASRPATFRVERSITIAAPVELPFGAINDFHKWHFWSPWAAKDPKMQTTFDGAFAGPGAIYTWSGNDEVGKGKMTIVDAKLYESIQIQLDFSEPFAATNTTLFTFKPTGDGSLQVTWAMEGNNTFLGKAMSLVMDMDAMIGKDFEQGLATLKTLTEKEAKNRLERELQLKAKAAAEAAKAEQEAQAGTTAP, encoded by the coding sequence ATGCTCAAGAAGATTTCCCTCGCGCTCGTTGTCGCTCTCATCGGCGTGGGTGCCGTGGTGGCCTCGCGGCCGGCCACCTTCCGCGTCGAGCGGTCCATCACCATCGCCGCCCCCGTCGAGCTCCCCTTCGGCGCCATCAACGACTTCCACAAGTGGCACTTCTGGTCTCCCTGGGCGGCCAAGGACCCGAAGATGCAGACCACCTTCGACGGGGCCTTCGCGGGGCCCGGCGCCATCTACACCTGGTCCGGCAATGATGAGGTCGGCAAGGGCAAGATGACCATCGTGGACGCGAAGCTCTACGAGTCCATCCAGATCCAGCTCGACTTCTCCGAGCCCTTCGCGGCCACGAACACCACCCTCTTCACGTTCAAGCCCACGGGCGACGGCAGCCTCCAGGTGACCTGGGCCATGGAGGGGAACAACACCTTCCTGGGCAAGGCCATGTCCCTGGTCATGGACATGGACGCGATGATCGGCAAGGACTTCGAGCAGGGCCTGGCCACCCTCAAGACGCTGACCGAGAAGGAAGCGAAGAACCGCCTCGAGCGCGAGCTCCAGCTCAAGGCCAAGGCCGCCGCCGAAGCCGCCAAGGCCGAGCAGGAGGCCCAGGCGGGCACCACCGCGCCGTGA
- a CDS encoding TolC family protein codes for MRMRSPPRSPSSSPLLAGIALLLLAGTAVAQPALDEARFVERVLSTSLEARVAGLEAALGRAEAVGAGSWPNPELEWERQKTTSGTRAGESQDVLMASIPLVLSGRLGLEAEAADRNARAAEARYEWARAGLRYEAARGFSAVLAARERRSILEQSLAELRHLAEVIATRERAGEAAGYDRLRIELEAATVQDALRGAVLDEHQAEAQALRLLGPGVTVLPPLEGSLAAERPLPDGAALLAELGERRGDLRALALEGSSAEAARRGAGRGWIPEPSVRAGAQFLDVGLPGAGVGYVVGVGLPLPLFDRRQGEAARAEARRGLAEARRAALLHEARSRLAVVLEAVSSRRERQTRHRTEVLGRAQELRQIAATAYRGGGAEPLVLVDAERAVREARLAAVELAVSLVEAETDLLLVAGAYDGAMPRSATR; via the coding sequence ATGCGCATGCGCTCGCCCCCGCGGAGTCCGTCTTCCTCTCCCCTCCTGGCTGGTATCGCCCTGCTGCTGCTGGCCGGCACGGCCGTGGCCCAGCCCGCGCTCGACGAAGCGCGATTCGTGGAGCGGGTTCTCTCCACGAGTCTGGAGGCCCGCGTCGCCGGGCTCGAAGCCGCGCTCGGCCGTGCCGAAGCCGTGGGCGCCGGTTCGTGGCCCAACCCCGAACTGGAGTGGGAGCGCCAGAAGACGACCTCCGGGACACGCGCTGGGGAGAGCCAGGATGTGCTGATGGCCTCCATCCCCCTGGTGCTCTCCGGACGGCTAGGGCTGGAGGCCGAGGCCGCGGACCGGAACGCGAGAGCCGCCGAGGCCCGGTACGAGTGGGCCCGGGCCGGGCTGCGGTATGAGGCGGCACGGGGCTTCTCCGCGGTGCTGGCGGCTCGGGAGCGCCGGTCCATCCTGGAGCAGTCACTCGCCGAGCTGCGGCACCTGGCCGAGGTCATCGCCACCCGTGAGCGGGCGGGGGAGGCCGCGGGCTACGACCGGCTGCGCATCGAGCTGGAGGCGGCGACGGTGCAGGATGCGCTGCGCGGCGCCGTGCTGGACGAGCATCAGGCCGAAGCCCAGGCGTTGCGGCTGCTCGGGCCCGGGGTGACCGTGCTCCCCCCGCTCGAGGGCTCGCTCGCGGCGGAGCGGCCCCTGCCGGACGGGGCCGCTCTGTTGGCGGAGCTCGGGGAACGTCGTGGCGACCTGCGTGCCCTCGCGCTCGAAGGCAGTAGCGCGGAGGCCGCCCGGCGTGGGGCGGGCCGGGGTTGGATTCCAGAGCCTTCTGTCCGAGCGGGCGCGCAATTCCTCGACGTGGGACTGCCGGGTGCTGGGGTGGGGTATGTGGTGGGCGTGGGGCTGCCGCTGCCCCTCTTCGATCGCCGGCAGGGCGAGGCGGCCCGAGCGGAAGCGCGCCGGGGGCTCGCCGAGGCACGCCGCGCGGCACTCCTCCACGAAGCACGGAGCCGACTCGCGGTCGTTCTCGAGGCGGTGTCCAGCCGGCGGGAGAGACAGACGCGGCACCGGACCGAGGTGCTCGGGCGTGCGCAGGAGCTGCGCCAGATCGCCGCAACTGCCTACCGGGGTGGAGGTGCCGAGCCCCTCGTCCTGGTCGATGCCGAGCGCGCCGTCCGGGAGGCACGGCTGGCCGCTGTCGAGCTGGCGGTGTCCCTGGTCGAGGCGGAGACAGACCTTCTTCTTGTCGCGGGTGCCTATGACGGCGCCATGCCCCGGAGTGCCACCCGATGA